A genomic segment from Nitrososphaerota archaeon encodes:
- a CDS encoding threonine ammonia-lyase, giving the protein MNPTYEDIVKIRNSYNNIIRKTPLVYSETFSKMSGSKVYLKAEFAQKTGSFKLRGPYAKIRSLAPDEKKHGVIAASAGNHAQGVAYASKLEKIPCTIVMPITASPAKVAATRGYGANVILEGINYDESFAKAQQISKKTGAKIIHAFDDPQIIAANGAVGLEILEDLPDVDEIYVPIGGGGLAAGILVAVKSKRPKVKVIGVESVAFPAMKNSVKANRLQSVKGASTIADGIAVKTPGKNTFKIINELMDEVVTVDDAEIVKTMFLLMERAKMVVEPAGVVPLAYLLSVKPSPNKKVVPVLGGGNVDMYLLGQIVSKGLAAMSRLVKISILLKDKPGALKEVIDEIALLSVNIVEVTHDRLSSEIDAGAAGVTLSLETEGKEHAQKLIAHLKSKNIQFKLLT; this is encoded by the coding sequence TTGAATCCGACATACGAAGACATTGTAAAAATAAGAAATTCTTACAACAACATAATCCGCAAGACGCCATTGGTATATTCTGAGACATTTAGCAAAATGTCTGGCTCCAAGGTTTATCTTAAAGCAGAATTTGCGCAAAAAACTGGCTCATTCAAACTCAGGGGACCATATGCAAAAATAAGATCTCTTGCACCAGATGAAAAAAAGCACGGAGTGATTGCTGCTTCTGCAGGAAACCATGCGCAGGGAGTAGCATACGCTTCTAAACTGGAAAAAATTCCCTGCACAATTGTAATGCCAATTACTGCATCTCCTGCAAAGGTTGCTGCTACAAGAGGATATGGTGCGAATGTAATTCTTGAGGGAATTAATTATGATGAATCTTTTGCAAAGGCTCAACAGATATCAAAAAAAACAGGTGCAAAAATAATACATGCTTTTGATGATCCTCAAATTATTGCTGCCAACGGAGCAGTAGGCCTTGAAATTCTAGAAGACCTGCCGGACGTTGATGAAATCTATGTTCCAATAGGTGGTGGGGGCCTAGCTGCAGGTATTCTAGTTGCCGTAAAAAGCAAAAGACCCAAAGTCAAGGTAATTGGTGTAGAATCTGTTGCTTTTCCTGCAATGAAAAATTCCGTCAAGGCAAACAGGCTACAATCCGTCAAGGGTGCTAGTACAATAGCTGACGGCATTGCAGTAAAAACGCCGGGAAAAAACACATTCAAGATAATAAATGAGCTAATGGACGAAGTTGTAACAGTTGATGATGCTGAAATTGTAAAGACAATGTTTTTGCTAATGGAGAGAGCAAAAATGGTAGTAGAACCTGCAGGTGTAGTACCACTGGCCTATCTTCTTAGTGTCAAGCCATCACCTAACAAAAAAGTTGTGCCAGTGCTTGGTGGAGGTAACGTGGATATGTACTTGTTAGGCCAAATTGTATCCAAGGGACTAGCTGCAATGAGCAGGTTAGTCAAGATATCCATTTTACTCAAAGACAAACCGGGGGCACTAAAAGAGGTAATTGACGAGATTGCATTATTATCAGTCAACATAGTAGAGGTAACACATGATAGACTGAGCTCCGAAATCGATGCAGGTGCCGCAGGTGTCACATTGAGCCTTGAAACAGAGGGCAAAGAGCACGCTCAAAAGCTAATTGCACACCTAAAATCAAAGAACATCCAATTCAAACTTCTTACTTGA
- a CDS encoding 5-(carboxyamino)imidazole ribonucleotide synthase, with product MKKVLGLIGGGQLGMMITEAAKKMPEHISDVIVLDPTSNCPAAKVGAKQIVGDFKDEKAIFELAGQVDILTYEIESGNSEVLKKAQSKTEINPSPETLRIIQDKLFQKSFLLENKIPVTEFLEIKSLEDLEEKISQFGYPVLLKARRDAYDGRGNYKIKSPHDIKAAYDNFAGKSLMLEKFVDFKMEVSVIAARNTIGQIATYPVVENIHENNILKITIAPARVSENISKQAEKIANDTMKVLHGAGVFGIEMFVTKDDRVLINEIAPRVHNSGHHTLQSSQTSQFEQHLRAILGLELGSTRLIHPTIMYNILGTGEFSGKYKISEFGQQNLYLKMYGKEESKPQRKLGHFNLVDTDNNLGVSGLLKSLEAIVKKIKFTSA from the coding sequence ATGAAGAAGGTCTTGGGACTAATTGGCGGTGGTCAGTTAGGAATGATGATAACCGAAGCTGCAAAAAAGATGCCGGAACACATCTCGGATGTAATCGTACTTGATCCTACCTCAAATTGCCCCGCCGCAAAGGTTGGAGCAAAGCAAATTGTTGGTGATTTTAAGGATGAAAAAGCGATTTTTGAGCTAGCAGGACAAGTTGACATACTCACATATGAGATAGAGTCAGGCAATAGTGAGGTACTCAAGAAAGCCCAGTCAAAGACAGAGATAAATCCCTCACCAGAGACTCTGCGAATAATCCAAGACAAGTTATTTCAAAAATCATTTCTTTTAGAAAATAAAATTCCCGTCACGGAATTTTTGGAAATCAAATCATTAGAAGACCTAGAAGAAAAAATTAGCCAGTTTGGATATCCAGTACTTCTCAAGGCAAGACGTGATGCCTACGATGGGAGAGGAAATTACAAAATAAAATCACCTCATGATATCAAAGCTGCATATGATAACTTTGCAGGAAAATCCCTGATGCTTGAAAAATTTGTTGATTTTAAAATGGAAGTTTCAGTGATTGCGGCTAGGAACACCATTGGCCAGATTGCTACATATCCAGTAGTGGAGAACATTCATGAAAACAACATATTGAAAATTACCATAGCACCAGCGCGCGTATCAGAAAATATTTCCAAGCAGGCAGAAAAAATTGCCAATGATACAATGAAAGTATTGCACGGTGCCGGCGTTTTTGGAATTGAGATGTTTGTCACAAAAGATGACAGGGTTTTAATCAATGAGATTGCACCCCGAGTTCACAATTCCGGACACCACACGTTGCAATCCAGTCAGACATCACAATTTGAACAACACCTAAGAGCAATATTGGGACTAGAATTGGGAAGTACGAGGCTAATTCATCCAACCATCATGTACAATATTTTGGGCACTGGTGAATTTTCTGGTAAATACAAAATCTCAGAGTTTGGCCAGCAAAATCTCTATTTGAAAATGTATGGTAAAGAAGAGTCAAAACCGCAAAGAAAGTTAGGCC
- the purE gene encoding 5-(carboxyamino)imidazole ribonucleotide mutase, which produces MLPKKPLVGIIMGSSSDSKIMHKAAKTLDEFGIPHEDQIVSAHRTPTRLEEYAKYAEKNQFRVIIAGAGGSAHLPGMIASHTIIPVIGVPIMVYNDKSEKNSEFKFSAFGGMDSLLSIVEMPNGSPVATVGVNKAANAGLYAVKILATEFPDLRPKLKKFKEKQHNSVLAESDDLKKSGLAKFVAKKFK; this is translated from the coding sequence ATGCTGCCAAAAAAACCACTAGTTGGAATAATCATGGGTTCTAGCTCTGATAGCAAAATCATGCATAAAGCAGCAAAAACACTGGATGAATTTGGAATACCGCACGAGGATCAAATCGTCTCTGCACACCGTACCCCGACAAGGCTAGAAGAATACGCAAAATACGCGGAAAAAAACCAATTCCGTGTAATCATAGCTGGTGCAGGTGGCTCTGCTCACTTGCCAGGAATGATTGCATCACACACGATAATACCCGTAATAGGAGTTCCTATAATGGTGTACAATGACAAGTCAGAAAAAAACTCGGAATTCAAATTTTCGGCATTTGGTGGAATGGATTCACTACTCTCAATAGTTGAGATGCCGAATGGCTCCCCTGTCGCTACAGTTGGCGTCAACAAAGCAGCAAATGCAGGACTATATGCAGTAAAAATTTTGGCCACAGAGTTTCCTGATCTTAGACCAAAACTCAAAAAATTTAAAGAAAAGCAGCACAACTCTGTTCTGGCAGAATCCGATGATCTCAAAAAATCTGGACTAGCAAAGTTTGTCGCAAAAAAATTCAAGTAA
- a CDS encoding methylmalonyl-CoA epimerase, translating to MNIKRVGNVILAVKDLDKSIAFYHDLLGLPIKNQRRTWVDLGQTGALLSLHPAAITSDHSSNSLEGGMVVGFLVGDLESALDELKSRGVHVHRDIVDREAGKNAIVLDPDGYMISLFEPKFADSQQQSKGYYGFTPA from the coding sequence GTGAATATAAAGCGCGTAGGAAACGTAATTTTGGCAGTCAAGGATTTGGATAAATCAATTGCTTTCTATCACGATTTGCTTGGGCTGCCGATAAAAAACCAGAGACGTACTTGGGTGGACCTAGGACAGACAGGCGCACTGCTTAGCTTGCATCCAGCTGCAATCACATCAGACCATTCCTCAAACAGCCTAGAAGGTGGTATGGTGGTTGGATTTTTGGTTGGCGACCTCGAATCAGCACTAGACGAGTTAAAGTCACGCGGAGTTCATGTTCACCGCGATATTGTTGATAGGGAAGCAGGCAAAAATGCTATAGTACTTGACCCAGACGGATACATGATATCACTCTTTGAGCCAAAATTCGCAGACTCACAACAACAATCAAAGGGCTACTACGGATTTACTCCGGCCTAA
- a CDS encoding Lrp/AsnC family transcriptional regulator, which yields MVKAVILVKSPKKLIAAKLGKLEYIYNSFPISGQFDAVAFVKVDDLAQIRQITTKIQMIPGVERTETMIEIQ from the coding sequence ATGGTAAAGGCAGTCATACTTGTAAAGTCGCCAAAAAAACTAATTGCCGCAAAGCTAGGCAAGCTAGAATACATCTACAACTCATTTCCTATTTCAGGACAATTCGACGCGGTAGCATTTGTCAAAGTTGATGATCTGGCGCAGATTAGACAGATCACCACAAAAATCCAGATGATTCCCGGTGTTGAGCGAACCGAGACCATGATAGAAATACAATAA
- a CDS encoding adenylate/guanylate cyclase domain-containing protein yields the protein MSSKEKPNPTEIESKPAPKKAKKDYGVIDMMLSKSSERVVDSETLIRETQNRVWRALKSGYEYSPREDESDVFLRKNVFSRMKMVVMYVDLVGSTQITLALPEEKVAIIITCFAQEMAQTIRQHGGLVLKFVGDAVIGYFPAEENQLQSTDNAVMCAKSMLSVIQKGINPILNQYDYPDLAIKIGIDYGENMIVRYGADIKKSHVDILGPVMNIAAKIQGTAKQNQILIGDDVYARIHPSIQQSFEIVVWKNNEWKYHRDDGQLYPVWAHTD from the coding sequence ATGAGTAGCAAAGAAAAACCAAACCCAACAGAAATTGAGTCAAAACCTGCGCCTAAAAAGGCCAAAAAAGACTACGGTGTAATCGACATGATGCTATCAAAATCATCAGAACGAGTTGTGGACTCGGAAACGCTAATCCGGGAGACACAGAACCGAGTTTGGCGTGCATTAAAAAGCGGATACGAGTATTCACCACGGGAAGATGAATCGGATGTATTTTTGCGTAAAAATGTCTTTTCTAGAATGAAAATGGTAGTAATGTATGTTGATCTGGTTGGCTCAACTCAAATCACACTTGCATTACCTGAGGAAAAAGTTGCAATCATAATTACCTGTTTTGCGCAGGAGATGGCTCAAACAATCCGACAACATGGAGGCTTGGTACTAAAGTTTGTAGGTGATGCCGTAATTGGCTACTTCCCGGCAGAGGAAAATCAACTCCAATCTACAGATAACGCTGTAATGTGTGCAAAATCAATGTTATCGGTAATCCAAAAGGGAATCAACCCGATCCTAAATCAGTATGACTATCCTGACTTGGCAATCAAAATAGGAATTGACTATGGTGAAAACATGATAGTCAGATATGGGGCAGATATAAAAAAATCACATGTTGATATCTTGGGACCTGTGATGAACATTGCAGCAAAAATCCAAGGCACGGCAAAACAAAACCAAATACTGATTGGTGATGATGTCTATGCAAGAATCCACCCGTCAATCCAACAATCATTTGAAATTGTGGTGTGGAAAAACAACGAGTGGAAGTATCATCGAGATGACGGACAACTATACCCTGTCTGGGCACACACCGACTAG